TATAAATTGTTCTTCCACATAGGCAGACAGGCCTCCACCTGGGCCCTAGAGCTCCCCAGAGTGGGTGTGGCAATGGACACGCCCACTGGGAAGGTGCTGGTCGATGAGCGTGACACAACCTCGGTTGACAACATACATGCCATTGGAGATGCTGCTTATGTGAGGATTTCAATTttctactgtattactagaatattctgctagtgaaaaacctttgtgaatgagccaaatcagcagaaaaatttgaccctttgcaacctaactattgcgttttggCAAGGATCTTACCAGTActactaatttaggttttgtaatttattgttgcgaattgatcaacccttgCAAAGTTCGCAATATGTTTCATGCTCGTAATTAGTATCTGTAAAATGTCTAATGTCGATTATTGCTATTGATTACAGGGGCGCTGGGAACTTACTCCGGTGGCAGTGAAGGCTGGCAAACTATTGGCTAGAAGACTATTTGAAGGAAGCAACGTTCTCATGAACTATGAAACGGCAAGTCAACTCCTCACTAGCTACATCAGTATGTGTGTGATACCGTACTTAACGGTCCGTTTTCTTAATTTATTCTCCCCCTGAAATCTTCTTCATTCCATACCAATGATGCATGAGCAGCGTCATGGTTGGTTAACCTGTCGCTAAGTTATCGACTATCTCAAAGATGTCCCTTGTACGGATTATTAGCCATTTCCATTACCTGTGAATGTGTGGGTCCTCTAAGATTACACACAACACGGCTGGTTGGTCAGTCTCTAGGAGGAGTATAGagtctgcatgcataatgATAATCTTTTAGGAGCCTTCCGAACATCACTCCATTAAGCAATGCTTTTTAGAATCACCTTTGAAGGATCCTTTTGCCTAGGCAACGTTAATTTAAAGTATCCTTTTGCCTAGGCAACGTTAATGGGTGTTAATCAAGCATATGTAGATATCCCAGTTAAGTTTCATTCACACACATTTTGCAGGTACCAACGACAGTATTTACTCCACTCGAGTTTGCGTCGGTAGGGTTGTCGGAGGAGGAAGCTGTCAGTCGCTATGGAAATGAGCGGGTGGAAGTGTACCACGCCTTCTATCGTCCGTTAGAGTACTACCTACCACACAGAGACTCCAGCCAGTGCTACATTAAGGTTGGTTGGCATGGACACTGTCTACATTGTCGTGTATATTATGACAtcgtgtacatgcattgtgtagAGCCAGCCAAACAGTTTTTGATGGGCCATATCTTGAGTTTGGAATGTGATTTTTAAAAAAAGCTTTTCCTCTAAGAGTACACAATAAATAACTTTTGTAATGCAGGTCATTTTTGTGTATACACTTGGTGATAGGGTTCTCaaagagctataattatagtacagaATGCATGTTTTAATCAGACCTTTCAAACTAGATCAAAAGCGTTATGGGCGAATTTTGTTTATAGCCTATATCTCCTTGTATTTGCTGGTATTTGTGTGTACCGGAATGCATTTAACTACTCAAATGCAACGTTGGCCATATATATAGgtgatgatgtaatgtttGTTTCTCATGCAGATGGTATGTGAGGCAGTGGATACGGAGAGGGTGTTAGGTCTGCACCTGTTGGGCCCTAATGCTGGGGAGGTGCTGCAAGGGTTCTCAACAGCCATCAAGTAAGGAGgacatgcatacacatgcacaatataccgtatagcgcgaatttttcaaggcacttatatttcgtggattggcctctaaaagcattttcgtcgcacaatgttcgcggaatgattgcttaccggaagccacgcctttaaatctttgcacgttatagcaggtaattctaagtaaagaacaattttcgtgtaggattgctacctacgaaatccgcaaaaattaagcccctcgaaaatttcgtgctatacatgcagtacttaCTACAACGTGCTTTTGTTGTATCTTAATTGTGTATCTGTTGGAAGTTTTATAACTATAAGTGGACTTATAAAGTGTACCTAGTAATATCGCGATCTTTTCAAATCTCTCACTCATCCACACAACCtcaatgatgtacatgtatatacgtgtacctgAATAGCTATAAGTAAGTATTACGTTAATGCACAGGTTTCATGTGTAAGTTAGCACAGTTTCTACAATTATGTCGAGCTATCAGGATATAGCTCTATAGAGTCATCCATGCTATAGCTCAACTCAACAGTATAGTGGCTTTGTAGTTCACCTTATATATGTTTTCACCCCCCCGTTCAGTGCTGGTCTGACTAGGGATCAGCTTCATGGGACAATAGGGATCCACCCTACCTGTGCCGAAGAAGTAGTGAGACTCCACATCACCAAAAGCTCTGGAGCCGATCCCACACTCACGGCTTGCTGAGGGTAGCTTCATCGCTGGCCAGCTTCTGGAGGATCACTATAGACGGGAAACTCTTTTAACAAATTTTTTACATTGACTACAGCCAGAATTATATCTTGTGCAATTTTTTGATGGTTTACTTGTAAAGCGCTGACAGAGTGAACTTGAGGTTTTTACTGCACATatgaaattataattatcattcatCCATCTACTGTTGAATCTAtatctctatatatatacaaaaaAATTGTTTGTCCTTTGTCATTACTAAAATTGTAATTCTACAAGACTACAGTTTCAGTTTGCAACTATAACTATAGCTACATAGTGTATATCTATCATCGTTCCAAATTAAGTTCTTTACTGGTCATAAGGGACTGTTGCAATCTTGGAATTGATGGGGATGTTGTCGTGTGGATATTCTCCAATTTCTTTCTGCTCGACAACAAATTTTACCTCAACTCCCGGCCTGAAAATGAGGCAATGAGTGGACCCTCCAAAGTGGAACATTCCGAGTTCTTGTCCCTTCTTCACGCGCTGTCCCTCGTACACTGTGATCTCATTGGTCGACACTTCAGCCATGCCGATAGCAAGGAATGCCATAAGACCGATGTACTTGTTATCAGCCTCGATAAAAATGACGGCACGAGCAGCGACTTCGGTGAGGTAACTCTGAGTATCGTTCGGAGCTGAGTCATCAAATCCTGCACACTGTGCCTCAGAATAATAACTGCCTTCCACAACGTATGCTTTCTTGATTATACCGTCTACGGGGCTGTGCCAACGATGGTAGCTGAGGGCGCTTAGAAATGCTTGGTATACCGTCCCACCGACAAAAAGATCAACAAGCGGATCATTGGCAAGCATGAACTGCATCGAGTAGGGCTGTGATTTTATCCAAAATCGAGCTCGACGTTTGACGTTGAATTGAATGTTGAAAGTTGCTGACTCGCAAGCATTTGCAATGACCTTTGTATCGTCAGGGCTTGCAATTGGACGCATTCCCTCTCGATATTGTCGTACGAAGAAGTCGTCCCAAGATGTGAAGCCATGATAAGCAGCTTTAGGATCGCAAACAAACTCCAAATCGAAATTCGGCATATCTTCCATTGCTTCCTTTCCGAACCACCCTGTTTTGTCATCGTTGCTTAGAACGTAGCAGGAATCAGACGACTTCAAAAACGTTCCCCAGCAATTCAGAACCCTTTTGAGTTGCGTGTTGACCTTGTCGTTAAGAAAGGCAGCGTATCCACCGACTGTTGCCATGGGCCAATCCAAGATGGCATTGATTGGGAACCCGACGAGACCCTTCCTGCTGTACTCGGGTGCTTTGGTCATGACTCTGTTGATAAGACGAAGCATTAGACGGTAATGCCTCACCTGCGGCTTGCCCATTGGATCGAGAATGTACGGAGGTTTGAATGGAACTTGAGCAAACATCTGGTGAAAGAACATGCTGACCTCGGAATCAGTCTCGATGAGGGTCTTCAGGTCTTCCACTGGTGGGAGAAGACCGGGGATTTTGAGGCCTTCTGCAGCTGCATCTATTTCGTCAGCCCCGTCAATCTCGTCAGTGCCGTCGACTTCTTCGATGAGTTTCTTCAGCCAATCATTGAGGCGCTCTTGATCGGAGGGTAGCCATTTGCCGACACGATAGGAGACAATTTGTGCTTCTGCATGGGGATAGATGGAGAGAATAACTAAAATAGCAGCTgtttctatacatgtacatgcatgcatgtacaatgtcgtaataataattatactgataggTGAGCATGCGATAATGTTAAAGCAACTGCAACAGTATATAATACCTTTTTTCGATCCTGCTGCAGGTGTACCAGAGGGTGGTCCACGACGTCCTGACATGGTAACTTCTGAGAGAGAATATTTCAGCTCCGGGTATTATATTCTTGAGGTCCTCAAATGTTGAATGGTGCAAGCTCGTTTGTGTCTCCTTTATTTATAGCTGCTTGCATCGTGTCTGCACATGGCAAAATGCTTGAGTGAGTCCATAACACATACTTGCAACTATAGTGTTATCAACTATGCATGACCACTGTTTTAATTATgtgttataatattattttattggtACGAAGTTCGAAACATGAtaaatacctataattataattatatgcaagaaTGTAATAGACAACataatattaatattatatagacaatcagtatataattatatgcaatatTAATGTTGTGTATACAGCTATATACCGTAGCTTTTCCTCAGcctgtataattacatacatttCCAACTATGTATATAGGCCATGACGAAcgtttatatataattatgtcatttaCTCTCGTTTCCCATATAGCTACAAGATTTATACATGCACGTTAGAGATATTACCGTACCCTCCCGAAAATATGCCCATCCCCTattttgcttcgaagttcttaCACAAGGGTATTTTGACTCGTAATACGCCCACCCAGAATGCCTGAGCAGTAGCTAAATGCCATCATGCATGTTCACAATTTAATTTTAGTTGAAGAACGCAATTTTTAGCTGGTATTACCCGTATAGCTATAGTTAGACTCAACttcttgctggaccaagatatCTGCATGTGTGGATCTGTTTGCTTTGAAGATGTCTAAATAATTAGCACAAATCTGAGAAAGTCATCACCCAATTTTGTAAAGAGATCATGCATGAAATTTTTACACATCCTAGTATAGCTCTGAAGTGTGTCaaaaagtagattacatcacccatgCACACTTGGATTgatcagtgtgcaaattccaagcctgtgacagataattatacaggaagTCACAGCATATATACATCtgatacatgcactgtatgcctacatgtatataattatgttcgatACTCTCATAATcttgcgtataattatactgtgttgtgtctatattataattatacgtagctatatataataatagtatccTATATAGATTTAACTTTCATAAATAGTTACGGATGCTGTTTGGTGGTGTTTTCTCATGTGTTTGTCTGGGatgcatattataattatgctgtttaGTGGAGTTCTGCTAAATGTACTTTTTTATTAAAGATTTAGCAATTAATGCAAGGATACAACAAATAGCTATAAAGCTAGGGTGAAGAGTGTCCTATAATATAAAAATTAAAACATATATTAACACATACGTTTTAATAGCTACAACATGTCAACTAAGTGAgaatacaaataattatgtcttaaatgaacataattataatactataGCACAGTCCATACTAAAGCAAATTCATTGTGGCTAACGAGCTTATTCCATACTGCAATTGCATGAGGAAAAAAGGCCGAAAATTTGTACAAGGATGTTCTACATTTGTAGGGGACCAGAGAGAAACAGTTACTTCTCCTGTATACCcgacgtacatgcatgcatgttgcatgGTCACTTAGGGCATATATACGTTGTTGTAATATCTATATCTCATATACTGTCAATTAAATGCTTCAGGCTTGCTAAATAGCACTATTTTCTCGTTGATTCCATAATTAAGTATACATACCTCTAAGTAGAATAACATTTGCTACtgtaacatataattatataagaggCACCATTTTaactagatataattattatacttattgcATGTAAAAATGGCCCATGGAAAGTTTCCATTTGCATGGCAGGCaaatttaacataattatacacttcaTGTATTAattgacatttataaatacacaaTTATAAAGCAATCTTAGCTTATGGCATGATTATTATACTAAgagataataatataatactAGTGCAACGTACGTGTATTTAGTATGGTCAACACAATGTcattctatatataattataataattatataattatgtcttatttAAAGTGACTGATAGCTCACATCATTCAGAATCGTTTGTAGAGCTTCACTATTGCATACTGCATCTTTTTAGTTTGTTCCCGAGCATTTTAATGGCTTTTCTCATTTCAGGGTTCCTCAAGATAGCTATGGAGTCCATTACTGGTAACAGTGAGTACAATTGTTGCAATAAGGCTAAGACCAGCAGCAAAGCTTTAGGTGGATGAACTCCCAATGGTGCAAAAAATAGGTTGATCAAAATGTATCCAAACAATGGTGGAATATATACTCCAAAAAGTGAGAGAAAGAGTGTGAAAAAAGTGATATTTGCCTTTCGATCCCGTTTTCTTTGTTCTACGTCCTCTTGTGTGCCTGAGGGTATGATCATTTGGTTGCGTACTCTCTTTGCTTTGATGAGCATTGTTATGTACATCACCATGGGGACTACGCTACCCATTATCAGTCCTAGTGCTATGAAtaatgttgtgtgtgtctgaCAAAACGTGTAGTTAGGGCATGTCTCGTCAATGGGACCGATGCATACCCAATTAACTCTACTGACACCAAAGCAACCAAATATCATCTTTAGCCCTCCGTTGATTGCAGATAATGCTAGCACTATCGAACATAGTATCAATATCACTTTCCTTCTGATGTGTCTGCTGTATCGGAAAGGTATAAAAACGGTGCAGAAACGATCGCAGACAAACACAAACATGAGCCAGTTACGAAGGTTGAATGCAAATGTAAATACTCCACCAGTGatattgcatgtgtgtaatCCAATTGACCATTGTCCATCAATTGTAGAAATAACAGCTGTAGGAAAAATGATAAGTACGTACGAACAATTGATGATTGCCACTTGTAGAGTTAAGACAAATGTAGTCTGATGCAGATGCTTGAATTTGATGATAAGGAAGATGATCAGTCCTGTAAGACTTAGAGACAATGGAAACAGTGCAATGTAGTATACAA
This is a stretch of genomic DNA from Halichondria panicea chromosome 1, odHalPani1.1, whole genome shotgun sequence. It encodes these proteins:
- the LOC135352111 gene encoding uncharacterized protein LOC135352111, translating into MSGRRGPPSGTPAAGSKKEAQIVSYRVGKWLPSDQERLNDWLKKLIEEVDGTDEIDGADEIDAAAEGLKIPGLLPPVEDLKTLIETDSEVSMFFHQMFAQVPFKPPYILDPMGKPQVRHYRLMLRLINRVMTKAPEYSRKGLVGFPINAILDWPMATVGGYAAFLNDKVNTQLKRVLNCWGTFLKSSDSCYVLSNDDKTGWFGKEAMEDMPNFDLEFVCDPKAAYHGFTSWDDFFVRQYREGMRPIASPDDTKVIANACESATFNIQFNVKRRARFWIKSQPYSMQFMLANDPLVDLFVGGTVYQAFLSALSYHRWHSPVDGIIKKAYVVEGSYYSEAQCAGFDDSAPNDTQSYLTEVAARAVIFIEADNKYIGLMAFLAIGMAEVSTNEITVYEGQRVKKGQELGMFHFGGSTHCLIFRPGVEVKFVVEQKEIGEYPHDNIPINSKIATVPYDQ